In Mangifera indica cultivar Alphonso chromosome 14, CATAS_Mindica_2.1, whole genome shotgun sequence, the DNA window ataccTTAATTCTTAGAAAATTtgggttaatattaattatcattttggtttaataaattgtataattaaatagtgatcaataaagataaactcaatacaagttataatttgaataaacaaTATTAAGTTTACTCGACTTTGAGGATTTAATAACTTACTATATATTAGTTATGTCTTATTTGCGAAACTCATataacatagttttatttattgaaaactgttatttaaagAGATTTTAAGAGCGGAGCGGAAAAACTATCATTtcaatgtaaataattttaataggttatgaatttaaaatacatGATATTTCAAgtattctataatattaaagttttcaattcaatattttataatttaaacgtatatccaataaaattaatatcaaataacTAGATTTTGTTCATGAGATTAAATCTTACATTAATTACTTGAATTCAAGAGACAACTTATTtccatattaaatttttttagaactTTCTCACCTATTCTATTCTTCTCCTAGGACCATTTCCGAAGGTGCAGTAGTCTGCAATAAATGTCTACTTGAAATCTAATAAGACAGAGAAGAGGACCAGGTTTATGATTTGAGTGTCGTTTTCAGAATAGAAATCACCCCACTGTGGAAATCTAACTCTAACCCAATCAAATCCGCTGTAAAAATCTGCACCTACATGAAATTCTTCACTAAACCAAGCCATAAGAAGTAAATAGAACTAACCTTAACAATCAATGATGTAGCACCAAACATTTTTGGAGTGTCAACTCCATTAAGATAAGCTTTAATTTCAGGAATTCCGGGACCAGCTGCAGTTGGTGCAAAAAATACACAGAGAACACAAGCACTCAACGTTAGAAAAAAATTGGTCCCTGTGAAAAAGATGAACCCTGCTATGTATCTGCCATCATCACAAAAAAGGGAAAGTTCAGAGCTCATGTTAAAGGTAAGTTCATAAGTTTCTGTAACATATACCTGTCCTTCTGTATAAAGTTTACAACAGCAAGAAGCTTGTATCCAGCAATGTTCTCAACTGCAAGATTGATGAGGGTGGCAATTAAGCCTGTTAACAATCCAACAAGGCATGCCAGTGCCCATTTCAAGAATATATACTGCAACACCTGTGCTTTTGATCTTCTTCTCAGTCATGCTTGAAGAGATCATTCTCATTGATCCTGTTATTCAGAGGAgactaaaattagaaaaagagaaggagaaggaatagaagatttaattataagttattaCTCATGGTTCAGGCTTTCTATATGGGACACTTTGGCTCCAACCAGGGCAAGTGGATTTGAAGATAACGTTCTGGTTCTTTTCAGGAGGGGTTGATGTAATGAGTTGCCCTCCGGGTCTGTTTTTACTTCGTTAGCTTCAGCTTCCATGTGGGCTGGTGTTGCCTTTTCCATTTGACTGGAATCTTCCTCCATTTATGCACTCATACGTTTCAGTTGAGGCTCCGACCTTGTTGATTTTAGATTGGAAGACAGTGaatcaactttttcttttcctggAATTTCTTGTTTGTAATGTCTATTATATTCTGCCCACACTCTTTAATTTGTCTCAATAATAGGCCTAATGATACTTCTCACCGAAGCGAcgatttgaaaaatctatttatcAATCCGTCATTAACTTtcggtaaaaaaaaataattatgtgaacggataaaaaaataattttacacgGAAATGAAAAAGGCAAAATGACCTTCCACTGCCACTtacaaaatttttggaaaatcAGCCCACACATCAGAAATCAATTCAGCCAACACCCATGCAACCTGCAGCCAAGCAGTTGGAAATCAATTCAGCTGTCTTAAAGacttaattttcctttttgtttctgACCTGAAAATTCCATTCTTTTGACTCAAAATGAACTTGGTGGTGGAGGATTTGCTGGGGAAACAGCCATTGGTGGTGAAAGGGAATTCTTTGGTGGAGTAAATGCTAAAACTTTTGGGTGGAATAGATATTAGTGGTGGTGGAGACGATGAGTTTGATGCTTCTCGTGGTAGTGGAAGTGAACTTGTCGATGGATCAAAGTTGGTGGTGATACGGGTAAAATGGATTGTTGAAAATGGTGGGGAGGATATGTAATGTAAGAACTTGTGAAATTTTTGAATCCATTTCAGTTCtgcataaaattttcatacGATCAACAGGCTaatacaatttttctttttttggtaaaGTCGATCTTATTTTAGCCAGATAATTATTTCGAATTGAATCAATCATATCACATAAGTAAAATCTGGATACAATGATCAACTCCACATCCAAAGATCAGCTAATACATTATTTTTCTCCATTGGATTCTTGTTGCTCTGGGAAACAATgtcaataataatgaaaatgcaAG includes these proteins:
- the LOC123196638 gene encoding LOW QUALITY PROTEIN: chloride channel protein CLC-a-like (The sequence of the model RefSeq protein was modified relative to this genomic sequence to represent the inferred CDS: inserted 1 base in 1 codon), with the translated sequence MEEDSSQMEKATPAHMEAEANEVKTDPEGNSLHQPLLKRTRTLSSNPLALVGAKVSHIESLNHEINENDLFKHDXRRRSKAQVLQYIFLKWALACLVGLLTGLIATLINLAVENIAGYKLLAVVNFIQKDRYIAGFIFFTGTNFFLTLSACVLCVFFAPTAAGPGIPEIKAYLNGVDTPKMFGATSLIVKIIGSIGAVSAGLDLGKEGPLVHIGTCIASLLARGGPDNYRIKWSWIRYFNNDQDRRDLITCRASSGVCAAFWEPVVGVLFALEEVATWWRSALLWRTFFSTAVVVVVLRAFIEICNSGICGLFGTGGLIMFDVSNVKFRYLVMDIIPVTVIGIIGGVLGSLYNHFLHKVLRLYSLINQSEGKNTKATA